From Mucilaginibacter rubeus, a single genomic window includes:
- a CDS encoding SusC/RagA family TonB-linked outer membrane protein: MTQVFAQNRTVTGTVTAKDDGLPIPGVTVKVKGSTIGTQTNAAGKFSLSIPENSTLVFSFISYETQEIASAQRINFNVVMVSAAKQLGEVVVQAAYGVQKQARAVGYASTTVDSKLLTESKVTNIANGLTGKVAGLQINTVNNGVNPDVRIVLRGNRSINGNNQALVVVDGTPVSSNFINQINPNDIDNVTVLKGAGAAAIYGSEGSNGVLLITTKRGAGTPTITYSNSTQIENFSYFPKLQRQFGGGAGEVIDPNTGFYGYVPYENQSYGPQFDGSTVQLGVPLADGSVQSVKYASTGKDPRLAFFDTGLTEQNDLSYQTGDANSSFYMSAQDVYTKGVVPNDRNRRTGLRVAAMKKYGIFTTDYSIGYTKTTTNTAGPDFFQGRGVYWNVLNQQANVNLRNYQNINDKFSDVNGFYNAYYPNPYWQTVNSRQKTTKDALVGNASFKVAPVKWFDATYKVSMSYGWQQFKGTIAEVDFSPYAVSDPFGTSNIASQLKFKPGSVADATYFGDGGTGYSRLQGDLFLTFKHKIGDFTGNLLLGNTVYTKYINLVTNGSNNLLINNFYNLAYRTGEPLASTAQYRQNLIGYFGDLNIAYKDWAFLEVTGRNDKSSLLSQANRSFFYPSAKLTVVLTDAIPALKNKKTLSYAKVRGSYSKVGQVDINPYSLQNVFASTAGAPFGSTPALSLSAQLNNPNLKPELSYEKEVGLELGFLDNRVYLAATYYNTHTKNQTFPVAISPASGYATSVQNLGEVENYGWEFELKGSPVVKAGDFSWDLGANLSLLQNKVLSLQPGTNEFQLLYNSGAASNSYAIVGKPFPYIKGTDLVRDPQGHVVVNGTTGLPTLTANVVPLGNAAPKAILGITTAFKYKFVTLSAVAEYRGGYFINNIVGQALNFTGTSAVSASAGRQRFIYPNSVIQTGANTYVPNTSVSIPDGNTGFWTSSAYYNATSTYVNSAAFWKLREVALNFDLYRFIKNQKVIKGLQFGLVGRNLLLFRPKSNPWTDPEYSIDNSNAVGTTNENQTPPTRLYGASLTVKF, encoded by the coding sequence ATGACGCAAGTATTCGCGCAAAATCGTACAGTTACTGGTACAGTTACGGCCAAGGATGACGGCCTACCCATCCCAGGGGTAACAGTAAAAGTAAAGGGTTCAACAATCGGAACCCAAACTAACGCAGCCGGTAAATTTTCTCTCAGCATCCCGGAAAATTCAACACTTGTTTTCTCGTTCATCAGCTACGAAACACAGGAAATTGCTTCTGCTCAACGGATCAATTTTAATGTTGTTATGGTTAGCGCTGCTAAGCAGTTGGGGGAGGTTGTTGTGCAGGCGGCCTATGGCGTTCAAAAACAAGCCCGTGCGGTTGGTTATGCTTCAACAACTGTTGACAGTAAATTGTTAACAGAATCAAAAGTAACCAACATTGCTAACGGTTTGACCGGTAAAGTTGCGGGCTTACAGATCAACACGGTAAACAACGGTGTTAATCCTGACGTTCGTATCGTGCTACGTGGTAACAGAAGTATCAACGGTAACAACCAGGCTTTGGTTGTTGTTGATGGTACACCGGTATCAAGTAACTTCATTAACCAGATTAACCCTAACGATATCGACAACGTTACTGTACTGAAAGGTGCAGGTGCTGCTGCTATCTACGGTTCTGAAGGTTCAAACGGTGTACTCTTGATCACTACCAAACGTGGTGCAGGTACTCCAACAATTACTTATTCAAACTCAACTCAAATTGAAAACTTCTCTTACTTCCCTAAATTGCAAAGACAATTTGGTGGTGGTGCAGGTGAGGTTATTGATCCAAACACCGGTTTTTATGGATATGTGCCTTACGAAAACCAGTCTTACGGTCCACAATTTGATGGCTCAACTGTTCAGTTAGGTGTGCCGTTGGCAGATGGAAGCGTGCAAAGCGTTAAATATGCTTCAACTGGTAAAGATCCTCGTTTAGCTTTCTTTGACACTGGTTTAACTGAGCAAAACGACCTTTCTTATCAAACAGGCGATGCAAACAGCAGTTTCTACATGTCTGCACAGGATGTGTATACCAAAGGTGTTGTTCCTAATGACCGTAACAGAAGGACCGGTTTAAGGGTTGCCGCTATGAAGAAATACGGTATTTTCACTACCGACTACTCTATTGGTTATACCAAAACAACAACTAACACTGCAGGTCCGGATTTCTTCCAGGGCAGGGGTGTATACTGGAACGTATTGAACCAGCAAGCTAACGTAAACTTGAGAAACTATCAGAACATCAATGATAAATTCAGCGATGTAAATGGTTTCTACAATGCTTACTATCCAAACCCTTACTGGCAAACTGTTAACTCTCGCCAAAAAACTACAAAAGACGCGTTAGTGGGTAATGCATCTTTTAAAGTTGCCCCTGTAAAATGGTTTGATGCAACTTACAAGGTGTCTATGTCATACGGATGGCAGCAATTTAAAGGCACAATTGCCGAAGTTGACTTTAGCCCTTATGCAGTTTCAGATCCATTTGGTACTTCAAACATCGCTTCTCAGTTGAAGTTTAAACCGGGTAGTGTGGCTGATGCAACCTATTTTGGTGATGGTGGTACCGGTTATTCTCGTTTACAAGGCGATTTATTCTTAACCTTTAAACATAAAATTGGTGATTTCACCGGTAACTTGTTATTAGGTAATACAGTTTATACCAAATACATCAACCTTGTAACCAACGGTTCCAACAACTTATTGATCAATAATTTTTATAATCTTGCTTACAGAACTGGTGAGCCTTTGGCGTCAACAGCACAATACAGGCAAAACCTGATCGGTTACTTTGGTGACTTGAACATCGCTTACAAAGACTGGGCATTTTTAGAGGTAACCGGCCGTAACGATAAAAGTTCATTATTGTCACAGGCTAACCGTTCTTTCTTCTACCCTTCAGCTAAATTAACGGTTGTATTAACCGATGCTATCCCTGCATTAAAAAACAAAAAAACTTTATCATATGCTAAAGTAAGGGGTAGCTACAGTAAAGTAGGTCAGGTTGACATCAACCCATACTCATTACAAAACGTGTTTGCGTCAACGGCAGGTGCGCCCTTCGGCTCTACACCAGCTCTATCATTAAGTGCACAACTTAATAATCCAAACCTTAAACCAGAACTTTCATATGAGAAAGAGGTTGGTTTGGAGTTAGGTTTCCTGGATAACCGTGTATATTTAGCCGCAACCTATTACAATACACACACTAAAAACCAAACTTTCCCTGTAGCTATATCTCCAGCTTCTGGTTATGCAACTTCTGTACAAAACTTAGGTGAAGTCGAGAACTACGGTTGGGAGTTTGAGTTAAAAGGTTCACCGGTTGTTAAAGCAGGTGATTTTTCATGGGACTTAGGTGCTAACTTAAGCTTATTGCAAAATAAAGTATTGTCACTTCAGCCAGGTACTAACGAGTTCCAACTTTTATATAACAGTGGTGCTGCAAGTAATAGCTATGCTATTGTTGGAAAGCCTTTCCCTTATATCAAAGGAACCGACCTTGTACGTGACCCACAAGGCCATGTAGTAGTTAACGGAACTACCGGTTTACCTACTTTAACAGCTAACGTTGTTCCTTTGGGCAATGCTGCTCCTAAAGCTATATTAGGTATCACCACTGCATTCAAATATAAATTTGTTACATTATCAGCTGTTGCTGAGTACAGGGGTGGCTACTTTATTAATAACATCGTAGGTCAGGCCTTAAACTTTACCGGTACTTCAGCGGTATCTGCTTCAGCTGGTCGTCAGCGTTTTATCTATCCAAACTCTGTGATCCAAACAGGAGCCAACACTTATGTGCCAAATACAAGTGTTTCAATTCCTGATGGAAATACCGGTTTCTGGACCAGCTCTGCTTACTACAATGCAACAAGTACTTACGTAAACAGCGCCGCATTCTGGAAATTGAGAGAGGTTGCACTAAACTTTGATCTTTATCGTTTCATCAAAAACCAAAAAGTTATCAAAGGCCTGCAATTCGGCTTGGTTGGTCGTAACCTGTTGCTGTTCAGGCCTAAAAGTAACCCATGGACCGATCCTGAGTATAGCATAGATAACTCAAATGCTGTAGGTACAACTAACGAAAATCAAACGCCGCCAACGAGGTTATATGGTGCGTCACTTACCGTTAAATTTTAA
- a CDS encoding SusD/RagB family nutrient-binding outer membrane lipoprotein has product MKRKYIAYSLLLLASAFSSCKKDFLDQSNNPNQPTTGPASVVLTGALVTTARNINTSFTLEGYLMGYWSPAAGYAPSNSLLTYQFTTADYQVFSQFYLNLANYDYIIKQSGTDPAQVYFSAISQIMEAYNFQALVDNYNNIPYSEAFQGAKNLTPKYENGKDIYAKLITKLDDAITAIKNASTSVAVKPGNADVMFAGDMTKWVQFANTLKLRLVLRQVPNVIDAAAAKTLMANHLSEGFLTTMANVNPGYVNVDGKQSPFWGSYGLSQSGSNNAAPITANVFATDFYTNTADDRGPAFYAPVGGKLVGNTFGTLVPITASAIGRSDLYGSNASNKYGLLKTPSMDAVIMSASESYFLQAEAAARGVISGSAATLYNSGITASFEYVLQTTDADAKASDYAAQASVAYPSGSGATLAQQIQAIITQKWASLNGYGNLEAYNEYRRTGIPKVPVSIYTGVTVKNIPRRILYPASEYAQNASNVQAQGSINQFTSNIFWAQQITSN; this is encoded by the coding sequence ATGAAAAGAAAATATATAGCATATTCATTGCTCCTGCTAGCATCGGCATTTAGCAGTTGTAAAAAGGACTTCCTGGATCAGTCTAACAACCCGAACCAGCCAACAACAGGTCCTGCATCAGTTGTGCTTACCGGAGCTTTAGTAACTACTGCTCGTAACATAAATACAAGTTTTACACTTGAAGGTTACCTAATGGGGTATTGGTCGCCTGCTGCGGGTTATGCACCAAGCAACTCTTTGCTTACTTACCAGTTTACCACAGCCGATTATCAAGTGTTTAGCCAGTTTTATCTGAACCTTGCCAACTACGATTATATCATTAAACAATCTGGAACCGATCCGGCTCAGGTTTATTTCTCAGCTATCTCTCAAATCATGGAAGCTTATAACTTCCAGGCACTGGTAGATAACTACAACAATATCCCATATTCTGAAGCGTTTCAGGGTGCTAAAAACCTTACACCTAAATACGAAAATGGTAAAGACATTTATGCGAAATTGATCACCAAACTTGATGATGCAATTACCGCTATCAAAAATGCTTCAACTTCAGTAGCTGTTAAGCCAGGCAATGCCGATGTGATGTTTGCCGGTGATATGACAAAATGGGTGCAATTTGCTAATACTTTAAAATTGCGTTTGGTATTACGTCAGGTTCCTAATGTTATTGATGCAGCAGCAGCCAAAACCTTAATGGCAAATCACCTTAGTGAAGGTTTCTTAACTACTATGGCTAATGTTAATCCTGGTTACGTAAATGTTGATGGCAAGCAAAGCCCTTTTTGGGGGAGTTATGGTTTAAGCCAGTCTGGATCTAACAATGCAGCGCCTATAACCGCAAACGTATTTGCTACCGATTTTTACACCAATACTGCTGACGACCGCGGGCCTGCATTTTATGCTCCTGTAGGTGGTAAACTTGTAGGTAATACTTTTGGTACATTAGTGCCAATTACAGCAAGTGCGATAGGACGTTCTGATTTATATGGTTCAAATGCATCTAATAAATATGGTTTATTAAAAACCCCTTCTATGGATGCTGTGATCATGTCTGCTTCTGAATCATATTTCTTGCAAGCAGAAGCTGCAGCACGTGGCGTTATTAGTGGTAGCGCTGCAACCTTATATAATTCTGGTATCACTGCTTCTTTTGAGTATGTTCTTCAAACAACAGATGCAGATGCTAAGGCCTCAGATTATGCAGCACAAGCAAGTGTGGCCTATCCAAGTGGTTCTGGTGCAACCCTGGCACAACAAATCCAGGCTATTATAACTCAGAAATGGGCGTCTTTGAACGGATATGGTAACCTTGAAGCTTATAACGAATACAGAAGAACAGGTATCCCTAAAGTACCGGTTTCTATCTACACTGGCGTAACGGTGAAAAATATCCCGAGGAGAATTTTATACCCGGCATCTGAATATGCACAAAATGCGAGCAACGTTCAGGCTCAGGGTTCTATCAACCAGTTTACATCAAATATTTTCTGGGCTCAACAAATAACAAGTAATTAA
- a CDS encoding DUF1735 domain-containing protein, translating to MKRTYITLYTILAAMTVFLSSCLKSESTFTDFSKAGTLVELPLAAYKGLGKTAAYSLPLQAAAQIIPVTINVASPQPLGTSLKVTLAVDGAALTALNNTNIAKYKADSTAAANDPTGATAEPTYPLIYTQLPTAFYTIPSLSATVPANQRTAIVNVNVVTQNFDLLKNYVLPLTIVDASGQQISNYKTLFLYVQAKNQYDGVYHASGVRHHPTLGDFTFDYDVTMSTSGPTSIDGGALADLKTDLDLKVNADNTVTPTSTYQPLFIPVGKTNTYDPATKTFTINVAYNTGAPRIMEIKLVKK from the coding sequence ATGAAAAGGACATATATAACTTTATATACGATACTGGCAGCTATGACAGTATTCTTAAGCTCTTGCTTAAAGAGCGAAAGTACTTTTACTGATTTCAGTAAAGCTGGTACTTTGGTAGAGTTACCGTTGGCGGCCTATAAAGGGCTTGGTAAAACTGCCGCTTATTCATTACCACTACAGGCAGCAGCGCAAATTATACCGGTTACTATAAACGTGGCGTCGCCTCAGCCTTTAGGTACTTCTTTAAAAGTAACTTTAGCTGTAGATGGAGCTGCCTTAACTGCGTTAAATAACACTAACATTGCTAAGTATAAAGCAGATAGTACTGCCGCTGCAAATGATCCAACAGGAGCAACTGCCGAGCCTACTTATCCGCTTATTTATACACAGTTGCCAACTGCTTTTTACACTATTCCTTCACTTTCTGCTACTGTGCCTGCAAATCAACGTACAGCTATCGTTAATGTGAACGTGGTTACTCAAAATTTTGATCTTTTAAAGAATTATGTGTTACCACTTACCATTGTTGATGCAAGCGGACAGCAGATCAGCAATTACAAAACACTTTTTCTTTACGTACAGGCTAAAAACCAGTATGATGGTGTGTATCACGCATCAGGTGTAAGGCATCACCCTACGTTAGGTGACTTCACTTTTGATTATGATGTTACCATGAGTACTTCTGGTCCAACTTCTATCGACGGTGGTGCACTGGCCGATTTGAAAACAGATTTGGATTTGAAAGTAAACGCAGATAATACCGTTACTCCTACAAGTACTTATCAACCGTTGTTTATTCCTGTTGGTAAAACAAATACTTATGATCCGGCTACAAAAACATTTACTATAAATGTTGCTTATAATACCGGCGCACCGCGTATTATGGAGATTAAACTGGTGAAAAAATAA
- a CDS encoding DoxX family protein, whose product MALLSNLGNYKNFGLLIIRIGLGIMFIYHGFPKLMGGVNSWEHLGASMKYVGIHFWPVVWGLLAAVTECFGGFLLIIGLAFRPVCILLLINLIVAALMHLGTGGGLGDAAHAIEDAIMFAGLIFIGPGKYSADKK is encoded by the coding sequence ATGGCACTTCTAAGCAATTTAGGTAACTACAAAAATTTCGGGCTATTGATTATCCGCATCGGGCTTGGCATTATGTTCATTTATCATGGCTTCCCTAAACTGATGGGCGGTGTAAATAGCTGGGAACACCTTGGCGCTTCCATGAAATATGTGGGCATCCATTTCTGGCCCGTAGTTTGGGGATTGCTGGCAGCAGTTACCGAATGTTTTGGTGGCTTCCTGCTTATTATCGGGCTGGCTTTTCGCCCGGTTTGTATACTGTTGCTTATCAACCTTATCGTAGCCGCGCTAATGCACCTGGGTACGGGTGGCGGGCTCGGCGATGCCGCTCATGCTATTGAAGACGCTATTATGTTTGCAGGTTTAATATTTATTGGGCCGGGCAAATACAGCGCAGATAAGAAATAA
- a CDS encoding amidohydrolase: protein MRASLILSLCVFALPAVAQKNNLRAQVNTKADALQQQIVTWRRDFHEHPELGNHEVRTSAIIAKHLQSLGIEVTTGVATTGVVGVLKGGHPGPVVALRADMDGLPVIERTPVPFASKVKTTYNGQEVGVMHACGHDSHMAILMAVAQVLSSMKADLHGTVKFIFQPAEEGVEPGQKGGAEEMVKEGVLENPKVDVVFGLHINSQTEVGKITYRPGGTMAGVNDMQIIVKGRSAHGAYPWSSVDPIVTSAQIINNLQTIVSRNINVTENPAVVTIGAIKGGNRSNIIPESVEMLGTLRSFTPADEKMLITRVTEIATKTADAMGATATVKIPYSSHYPVTYNDPELTQKMLPSLQQTAGSANVLLRPPVTGAEDFSFYQEKVPGLFIFLGGMPKGGDPLKAPSHHTPDFYIDESGFGVGVKALCNLTIDYMNNKTK, encoded by the coding sequence ATGAGAGCAAGCCTTATTTTATCACTATGCGTGTTCGCGCTGCCGGCCGTGGCGCAAAAAAACAATTTGCGCGCGCAGGTAAACACTAAAGCCGATGCCTTGCAGCAACAGATAGTAACCTGGCGGCGCGATTTTCATGAACATCCGGAACTGGGTAATCACGAAGTGCGTACATCGGCTATTATCGCTAAACATTTACAGTCGCTGGGGATTGAGGTCACCACGGGTGTGGCCACAACCGGTGTAGTTGGGGTATTGAAAGGTGGGCATCCGGGCCCGGTGGTAGCCTTGCGGGCAGATATGGACGGCTTACCGGTTATTGAGCGCACGCCTGTGCCCTTTGCGTCTAAAGTAAAAACTACCTATAACGGACAGGAAGTTGGTGTAATGCATGCCTGCGGTCACGATTCGCACATGGCTATCCTGATGGCAGTTGCGCAAGTGCTTTCATCAATGAAAGCCGATTTGCATGGCACCGTAAAATTCATTTTTCAGCCGGCCGAAGAAGGTGTTGAGCCAGGACAAAAAGGCGGGGCCGAGGAAATGGTAAAAGAAGGTGTGCTGGAAAACCCTAAAGTTGATGTGGTTTTCGGCCTGCACATAAATTCTCAAACAGAAGTGGGTAAAATTACTTATAGGCCCGGCGGCACCATGGCCGGGGTTAATGATATGCAGATCATTGTAAAAGGCCGGTCGGCGCATGGGGCGTACCCATGGTCGAGCGTTGACCCCATCGTAACATCGGCCCAGATCATCAATAACCTGCAAACCATAGTGAGCCGTAATATCAACGTAACCGAAAATCCGGCGGTGGTAACTATTGGCGCTATAAAGGGTGGCAACCGTTCAAACATCATTCCCGAGTCGGTAGAAATGCTGGGTACCCTCCGCTCCTTCACCCCGGCCGACGAAAAAATGCTGATTACCCGGGTGACGGAAATAGCCACCAAAACCGCAGATGCCATGGGAGCAACCGCGACTGTAAAAATTCCTTACAGCAGCCACTATCCTGTTACCTATAATGATCCGGAGCTTACACAAAAAATGTTGCCGAGCCTGCAGCAAACCGCCGGCTCGGCCAATGTGCTGCTCCGCCCGCCTGTAACCGGCGCCGAAGATTTTAGCTTTTACCAGGAAAAAGTACCGGGCTTGTTTATATTTTTGGGTGGGATGCCAAAAGGTGGTGATCCGCTGAAAGCGCCATCACACCATACGCCCGATTTCTATATTGATGAAAGCGGGTTTGGTGTTGGTGTGAAAGCCTTGTGTAATCTGACCATCGACTATATGAATAACAAAACAAAATAA
- a CDS encoding nuclear transport factor 2 family protein produces MKKHLLPLLCLCMFMSSLPVMAASVKTMLPADTVAKLRPEVRQVVETVIKASGTFNIEAVTDLYAPNAVVADEQPPFSWNGQLAGVQWINSVQKAVKDFKISDFKVDLQRIKTFQQTDEIVYLVAPVEYTGLVNGEHFEEQGAFSFVLRIVSGKWLIKSQAWVPRNGL; encoded by the coding sequence ATGAAAAAGCATTTATTACCCCTTTTATGCCTGTGCATGTTTATGAGCAGTTTGCCTGTTATGGCAGCTTCGGTAAAAACAATGCTGCCTGCCGATACTGTTGCTAAGCTGAGGCCGGAGGTACGCCAGGTTGTGGAAACTGTAATAAAGGCATCCGGTACTTTTAATATCGAGGCCGTAACTGATCTTTATGCCCCTAACGCGGTTGTAGCCGATGAACAGCCCCCTTTTTCATGGAACGGACAATTGGCCGGTGTGCAATGGATCAACTCGGTACAAAAGGCTGTTAAGGATTTTAAGATCAGCGATTTTAAAGTCGATCTGCAGCGGATCAAAACTTTTCAGCAAACCGACGAAATAGTTTACCTGGTAGCTCCTGTTGAGTATACCGGTCTCGTAAACGGCGAACATTTTGAAGAACAGGGCGCTTTTTCATTTGTGTTAAGAATAGTGAGCGGTAAATGGCTCATCAAAAGCCAGGCCTGGGTGCCGCGAAACGGCTTGTAA
- a CDS encoding LLM class flavin-dependent oxidoreductase, with product MSTNKIKLSVLDQSPIRKGATAEQAIQETIQLAKYTDTLGYTRFWISEHHNMGIIAGSTPEVLLAHLAGETKNMRMGSGGIMMPNHSTLKVAENFRMLEALFPGRIDLGMGRAPGTDRITASALNPSNQFREQDFVEQLADLQNYFHDTYEPGTIQARIRAIPQVKTVPNMWLLSSSGQSGLFAAHFGMGFSFAHFINPNGGPESVKMYKERFQPSDDLKQPEANVAVFIFCSEDPEKVRQHQAVMDHRFLQFEKGGPIVPLSYDDVKDVEYTVAEQDRIRYNRYRVIAGSPTELKLKLSWLANDYEVDEIMAVTITENFEDRLESYRLLAEQFELI from the coding sequence ATGAGCACAAATAAGATAAAACTGAGCGTGCTTGACCAGTCGCCGATAAGGAAAGGCGCTACTGCCGAGCAGGCCATACAAGAAACCATACAACTGGCAAAATATACCGATACCCTGGGTTATACCCGTTTCTGGATTTCGGAACATCATAATATGGGTATTATAGCGGGCTCTACCCCCGAGGTATTGCTGGCCCACCTGGCAGGCGAAACAAAAAACATGCGCATGGGGTCGGGCGGTATCATGATGCCCAATCACAGCACGCTTAAAGTAGCCGAAAACTTCCGTATGCTGGAGGCCTTGTTCCCCGGCCGGATAGATCTGGGCATGGGCCGTGCGCCTGGTACCGACAGGATTACGGCATCTGCGCTTAACCCATCAAACCAGTTCAGGGAACAGGACTTTGTGGAACAGTTGGCCGACCTGCAAAATTACTTTCATGATACTTACGAGCCGGGAACTATCCAGGCGCGTATCAGGGCTATTCCGCAGGTAAAAACTGTACCCAATATGTGGTTGCTGAGTTCAAGCGGACAAAGCGGTTTGTTTGCGGCGCATTTTGGTATGGGCTTCTCTTTTGCACACTTTATTAACCCTAACGGCGGACCCGAAAGTGTTAAAATGTACAAGGAGCGCTTTCAGCCATCGGATGATCTGAAACAACCGGAGGCTAATGTGGCTGTGTTTATTTTCTGTTCGGAAGATCCTGAAAAGGTAAGACAGCACCAGGCCGTAATGGATCATCGTTTTTTACAGTTTGAAAAGGGAGGTCCCATTGTGCCGCTAAGTTATGATGATGTGAAAGATGTGGAATACACTGTAGCCGAGCAGGATCGGATCCGCTATAACCGTTACCGTGTAATAGCCGGCTCGCCTACCGAACTGAAGCTGAAACTAAGCTGGCTTGCCAATGATTATGAGGTGGATGAGATTATGGCTGTTACCATTACCGAAAATTTTGAAGACAGGCTGGAATCATACCGCTTGCTGGCAGAGCAATTTGAATTAATATAA
- a CDS encoding acyl-CoA desaturase gives MVIIIFFIAHWFLSLFFQTFFLHRYASHKMFTTNKFYEGTFYLLTYICQGSSFLNPRAYAIMHREHHAYSDTEKDPHSPHFFRDVFQMMMYTAKSYRLHVRKLKEPEERFKGNIPEWKTIDFIGSSAVSRISFGILYILFYVEFATQPWMYVLIPIHFLMGPIHGAIVNWCGHKYGYQNFDNGDKSKNTTPFDFLMLGELFQNNHHKHPNKPNFGAKWFEIDPVYPVMKLMHWMRIIKLRKAYL, from the coding sequence ATGGTTATTATCATATTCTTCATAGCGCACTGGTTCCTGTCGCTTTTCTTCCAAACGTTCTTTTTGCATAGATATGCATCTCATAAAATGTTTACTACCAATAAATTTTACGAAGGCACGTTTTATTTATTGACCTACATTTGCCAGGGTTCATCGTTTTTAAACCCGAGGGCTTATGCTATTATGCACCGTGAGCACCATGCTTACAGTGATACAGAAAAGGATCCGCATTCACCTCACTTTTTTAGGGATGTTTTCCAAATGATGATGTATACAGCTAAGAGCTATAGACTTCATGTGCGGAAGCTGAAGGAGCCGGAGGAGCGTTTTAAGGGTAATATTCCCGAGTGGAAAACCATTGATTTCATCGGTTCATCAGCGGTATCACGTATATCTTTTGGTATTTTGTACATTTTGTTTTATGTAGAATTTGCCACACAACCCTGGATGTACGTCCTTATCCCAATTCACTTTTTAATGGGCCCTATACATGGCGCTATTGTTAACTGGTGTGGCCATAAGTATGGTTATCAAAATTTTGATAATGGCGATAAGTCAAAAAATACTACCCCGTTTGATTTTTTAATGCTGGGCGAGTTGTTCCAGAACAACCATCACAAACACCCTAATAAGCCAAACTTCGGCGCAAAATGGTTTGAGATAGATCCGGTTTATCCCGTTATGAAACTCATGCACTGGATGCGGATCATAAAGTTGCGTAAAGCATATTTATAA
- a CDS encoding pyridoxal phosphate-dependent aminotransferase, producing MSVSLLAQNLHGSEIIKIAGEINELKRQGQNIANLTIGDFDSNIYPIPTPLKDKIIDAYNHNQTNYPAADGMLDLRQSVSGFLKRSLGLDYAPNQILISGGSRPLIYSIFLAVVNPGEKVVFPAPSWNNNHYSDLLNADAVIIPTAPENNFMPTADDIRPHLKGAALLALCSPLNPTGTMFSKKDLEEICDLVIAENKGRAAGEKPLYLLYDQIYSQLTFGEHKHYDPVTLRPELKDYTIFVDGGSKCFAATGVRVGWGFGPELVIENMKAIVGHMGAWSPKPEQMAMAKFLTNEADVNSYLDDLKEKIQASLTALHEGFQEMKAGGLNVDSIEPMGAIYLTLKIDYSGKTTPDGKVLKDSADINFYLIKEAGAAFVPFSAFGTGDDVNWFRASVGATPLNEIEALIPRVKAALEKLK from the coding sequence ATGAGTGTTTCGTTATTAGCTCAAAATTTACATGGCTCGGAGATCATCAAGATAGCCGGCGAGATCAATGAATTAAAAAGACAAGGCCAAAATATCGCCAACCTTACTATCGGCGATTTCGACTCAAATATTTATCCTATCCCAACCCCGTTAAAGGATAAGATCATTGATGCTTATAATCATAACCAAACCAACTACCCTGCTGCCGATGGTATGCTTGACCTGCGTCAGAGTGTAAGCGGTTTTTTGAAAAGAAGTTTAGGTCTTGATTATGCCCCAAACCAGATCCTGATCTCAGGCGGTTCACGCCCGTTGATCTATTCTATATTTTTAGCGGTAGTTAACCCCGGTGAGAAAGTGGTTTTCCCTGCACCGTCATGGAACAATAATCACTACAGTGATCTGTTAAACGCAGACGCGGTGATCATCCCGACCGCTCCGGAAAATAATTTTATGCCTACTGCAGATGATATCCGTCCGCATTTAAAAGGAGCTGCATTACTGGCCCTGTGTTCGCCTTTGAACCCTACCGGTACTATGTTCAGCAAAAAAGACCTGGAAGAGATCTGCGACCTTGTAATTGCCGAAAACAAGGGTCGCGCTGCCGGTGAAAAACCATTGTATTTACTGTACGATCAAATCTACTCTCAATTAACCTTCGGCGAGCATAAACATTACGATCCGGTAACCCTTCGCCCTGAATTAAAAGATTACACCATTTTTGTTGACGGAGGTTCAAAATGCTTTGCGGCTACCGGCGTACGTGTAGGTTGGGGTTTTGGTCCGGAGTTGGTTATCGAAAACATGAAGGCTATTGTTGGCCACATGGGGGCATGGTCGCCAAAGCCAGAGCAAATGGCTATGGCAAAATTTTTAACCAATGAGGCTGATGTAAACAGCTATCTTGACGATCTTAAAGAAAAGATCCAGGCCAGCCTTACCGCCCTGCATGAAGGTTTCCAGGAAATGAAAGCCGGCGGATTAAATGTTGATTCAATTGAACCGATGGGCGCGATTTACCTGACCCTGAAAATTGACTACAGCGGCAAAACCACACCTGATGGAAAAGTGCTGAAAGATTCGGCAGATATTAACTTTTACCTGATCAAAGAAGCGGGAGCGGCATTTGTGCCATTTTCGGCCTTTGGTACAGGCGATGACGTAAACTGGTTCCGCGCTTCGGTTGGTGCAACACCACTTAACGAAATTGAAGCTTTGATACCAAGGGTAAAAGCTGCACTGGAAAAATTGAAGTAA